A single Alphaproteobacteria bacterium DNA region contains:
- a CDS encoding fumarylacetoacetate hydrolase family protein, whose amino-acid sequence MTRKIVRYADPETRYGLLEKDGTIRPLAGSPFESLETVGKPTHLERVRLLAPVKPACLYGAGLNYIGHAREMKLDTPAFPMLFMTPPSAIVGPDAPIVYPVEAQNLHFEAEVAVVIGKAGRRIPEAKALDHVLGYTCANDVSERVIQAKEMKQGCLVLGKAFDSFKPIGPSIALGLDAENIEIIGRVNGQQRQCSNTNDLVYSVKALIAHLSSGITLHPGDVIMTGTPAGVGPVVPGDVVEIEIPQVGILRNPVVAEQV is encoded by the coding sequence ATGACTCGCAAAATCGTCCGCTATGCCGATCCCGAAACGCGTTACGGCCTGCTGGAGAAGGACGGCACGATTCGTCCGCTCGCAGGCTCGCCGTTCGAAAGCCTGGAGACGGTCGGCAAGCCCACGCATCTCGAGCGCGTGCGCTTGCTGGCACCCGTGAAACCCGCCTGTCTCTACGGCGCCGGTCTCAACTATATCGGCCATGCGCGCGAGATGAAGCTCGATACGCCCGCGTTCCCGATGTTGTTCATGACGCCGCCCTCGGCGATCGTCGGGCCCGACGCGCCCATCGTCTATCCGGTCGAAGCGCAGAATCTGCATTTCGAGGCGGAAGTCGCGGTCGTGATCGGCAAGGCCGGGCGGCGCATCCCGGAAGCCAAGGCGCTCGATCATGTGCTGGGCTATACCTGCGCCAACGACGTCAGCGAGCGCGTGATCCAAGCCAAGGAAATGAAGCAGGGCTGTCTGGTGCTCGGCAAGGCGTTCGACAGCTTCAAACCGATCGGCCCGTCGATCGCGCTGGGGCTCGACGCCGAGAATATCGAGATCATCGGCCGCGTAAATGGCCAGCAGCGCCAGTGCAGCAACACCAACGACCTCGTCTACTCGGTCAAGGCGTTGATCGCGCATTTGAGCAGCGGCATCACGCTGCATCCCGGCGATGTCATCATGACCGGCACGCCCGCCGGCGTTGGGCCGGTCGTGCCCGGCGACGTGGTCGAGATCGAGATTCCGCAGGTCGGCATCCTGCGCAATCCGGTCGTCGCCGAACAAGTTTAA
- a CDS encoding Gfo/Idh/MocA family oxidoreductase, with amino-acid sequence MAKKIRFALVGLGMASRPHVRGLKDLEAAGVLEVAGVFARDQAKREAFAAANGWRAAPTLESLATDKSIDAVLMLTPPNARVELVDLFAANGKAILMEKPVERTTAAAEKIVARCEAAKVPLGIVFQHRLKPAARAMRELLDSGRLGKIGLVRLDVPWWRPQSYYDEPGRGTLARDGGGVLISQAIHAMDMMLALTPDVVDVTALAGTTSLHKMETEDFAGAGLRFADGSIGTIVATTANFPGVMESCVFNGDNGSATLDASTLTVQWRDGKTETAGVTGVGTGGGADPMAFDHGPHRDVIADFTAAVAEGREPSINGRSALRVHRLIDAILESSRKGARVAVAKG; translated from the coding sequence ATGGCCAAAAAAATCCGTTTCGCGCTCGTCGGCCTTGGCATGGCGTCGCGCCCGCATGTGCGCGGCTTGAAGGACCTCGAAGCCGCCGGCGTGCTGGAAGTCGCCGGCGTGTTCGCGCGCGACCAAGCCAAGCGCGAAGCCTTCGCCGCGGCGAATGGCTGGCGCGCCGCACCCACGCTTGAATCGCTTGCGACCGACAAATCGATCGACGCGGTACTGATGCTGACGCCGCCCAACGCGCGCGTCGAACTCGTCGATCTGTTCGCGGCGAACGGCAAGGCGATCCTGATGGAAAAGCCGGTCGAGCGCACGACGGCGGCGGCGGAGAAGATCGTCGCGCGTTGCGAGGCGGCGAAGGTGCCGCTCGGCATCGTGTTCCAGCATCGCTTGAAGCCCGCCGCGCGCGCGATGCGCGAACTGCTCGATTCCGGCCGCTTGGGCAAGATCGGCCTCGTGCGGCTCGACGTGCCATGGTGGCGGCCGCAAAGCTATTACGACGAGCCGGGGCGCGGCACGCTGGCGCGCGACGGCGGCGGCGTGCTGATCTCGCAGGCGATCCACGCGATGGACATGATGCTGGCATTGACGCCGGATGTCGTCGACGTGACGGCGCTCGCGGGCACGACCAGCCTGCACAAGATGGAGACCGAGGATTTCGCCGGGGCGGGATTGCGCTTCGCCGACGGATCGATCGGTACCATCGTCGCGACGACGGCGAATTTCCCCGGCGTCATGGAAAGCTGCGTGTTCAACGGCGACAACGGCTCGGCCACGCTCGATGCCTCGACGTTGACCGTGCAATGGCGCGACGGCAAGACCGAAACCGCCGGCGTGACGGGCGTGGGTACGGGCGGCGGGGCCGATCCGATGGCCTTCGATCACGGGCCGCATCGCGATGTCATCGCCGATTTCACGGCGGCCGTGGCCGAAGGCCGCGAACCGTCGATCAACGGGCGCTCGGCCTTGCGCGTCCATCGTTTGATCGACGCGATCCTCGAATCCTCGCGCAAGGGTGCGCGCGTCGCCGTGGCGAAGGGCTGA
- a CDS encoding hydroxyacid dehydrogenase, whose translation MKAVLPYDASPGTKRLLESLDPAIAQVSVLAENDASGLARELADADVLLHVLAPVTAAILDAAPKLRLVQKIGIGVDTIDRVHAAKRGIAVCNMPGTNTVAVAELTLALMLAALRRVTALDEDLRAGAWTPDAAHLDAAGELDGACVGLIGYGAVAKRLRPALEALGARVVVHARREPDDGAKTLPLDVLLSEADMVSLHVPATPETRGFLNAARIARMKKGAVLVNTARGALIDEAALIAALSSGHLAAAGLDVFATEPIARDSALLKLPNVVATPHIAWMTPGTWRRSLAVVAENCRRLATGAPLLNRVAPP comes from the coding sequence ATGAAAGCCGTGCTGCCCTATGACGCATCGCCGGGCACGAAGCGTCTTCTCGAAAGCCTCGATCCCGCGATCGCGCAAGTGAGCGTATTGGCGGAGAACGACGCTTCCGGCCTTGCGCGCGAACTCGCCGACGCCGATGTGCTGCTGCATGTGCTGGCGCCGGTCACGGCCGCGATCCTCGATGCCGCACCCAAACTGCGCTTGGTGCAGAAGATCGGCATCGGCGTCGATACGATCGACCGCGTTCACGCCGCCAAGCGCGGAATCGCCGTGTGCAACATGCCGGGCACCAATACGGTGGCGGTCGCCGAGTTGACCTTGGCGTTGATGCTCGCGGCGCTGCGTCGGGTGACGGCGCTGGACGAGGATTTGCGCGCCGGTGCCTGGACGCCCGACGCGGCGCATCTCGACGCGGCGGGCGAACTCGACGGCGCTTGCGTGGGTTTGATCGGCTACGGCGCCGTCGCCAAGCGCTTACGCCCGGCGCTCGAAGCGTTGGGGGCCCGCGTCGTCGTCCATGCGCGCCGCGAACCCGACGACGGCGCCAAAACGCTGCCGCTGGACGTTTTATTGAGCGAGGCCGATATGGTCTCGCTGCATGTGCCTGCGACTCCCGAAACGCGCGGCTTTTTGAACGCCGCGCGCATCGCGCGGATGAAAAAGGGTGCGGTGCTGGTCAACACGGCGCGTGGCGCCTTGATCGACGAAGCTGCATTGATTGCTGCGTTGTCGAGCGGCCATCTGGCGGCGGCGGGCTTGGACGTGTTCGCGACCGAACCGATCGCGCGCGACAGCGCTTTGTTGAAGCTGCCGAATGTCGTCGCCACGCCGCATATCGCGTGGATGACGCCGGGCACGTGGCGGCGCAGCCTTGCGGTGGTGGCGGAGAATTGCCGCCGCTTGGCGACGGGCGCGCCGCTGCTCAACCGCGTGGCGCCGCCATGA
- a CDS encoding TRAP transporter large permease subunit produces MSSSSDSLATPANGAPARISLVADRVLETLCVAVLSITVLVALLQVFFRYVLNASLSWPEEFGRFAFAWFVLLSLGLLARRAKHIAIEMVPRALSDDGRRVHAAFARAISSCSAVFLFFCGADLVANASYVSPALQWSYKYLYLAVPAGAAATLFFLVLEPVAGFRSWLSGLATTIAGAVLYFLLESAIGHTFVGSFGVVLPLVTVAIGFMLIGVPIFDSLIFGTFVAFMPQGSLALLPVPQSLTNSMDYLLLSIPFFMLAGGMMNASGITERLVALADSLVGHFRGGLAQVNVLTNTLMGGVSGSSTADAAALAKTMVPAMEKRGYPKPFGVALTSAGSILANMIPPSLGLIIYGAMATVSVGALFTATIVPGLLMALTLSVVVYFECRRRGIGDSGPRPAPGVRGKAFRNALPALVLPVIIVGGIRYGVFSTTEAGAIAAAYSIFCGMYIYRAAKGMTIVHAIRESLIETTTIMAVIAASAPFAYALIIEQVPQKMTAILGGLAGTWWLLLLAINLFLLFVGLAMEMIASMVILIPLLVPVLKAANVDLIHFGVIMVANLCIGALTPPLAVLVFTAAQVTNTPIHLAYRACWPFMIGLLIWLTVITFVPSLSLGLVALVGR; encoded by the coding sequence ATGTCCTCCTCCTCCGACAGTCTCGCGACGCCCGCCAACGGCGCGCCCGCGCGTATCAGCCTTGTCGCCGACCGCGTTCTCGAAACGCTCTGCGTCGCGGTGCTCAGCATCACCGTGTTGGTGGCGCTGTTGCAGGTCTTCTTCCGCTATGTGCTCAACGCGTCGCTGAGCTGGCCCGAGGAGTTCGGACGTTTCGCCTTCGCCTGGTTCGTGCTGTTGTCGCTGGGATTGCTGGCGCGGCGCGCCAAGCATATCGCGATCGAAATGGTGCCGCGCGCGCTCTCCGACGACGGGCGGCGTGTCCACGCCGCCTTCGCGCGCGCGATTTCGTCGTGCAGCGCCGTGTTCCTTTTTTTCTGCGGGGCCGATCTGGTCGCCAACGCGAGTTACGTCTCACCCGCGCTTCAATGGTCGTACAAGTATCTCTATCTCGCCGTGCCCGCCGGCGCGGCGGCGACCTTGTTCTTCCTGGTGCTGGAACCGGTCGCGGGTTTCCGCTCCTGGCTCTCGGGTCTCGCGACCACGATCGCCGGTGCCGTGCTCTATTTCCTGCTCGAATCCGCGATCGGCCATACCTTCGTCGGCTCGTTCGGCGTCGTGCTGCCGCTCGTCACCGTGGCGATCGGCTTCATGCTGATCGGCGTGCCGATCTTTGATTCGCTTATTTTCGGTACGTTCGTCGCGTTCATGCCGCAGGGCTCGCTGGCGCTGCTGCCCGTGCCGCAAAGCCTGACGAACTCGATGGACTATCTGCTGCTGTCCATCCCATTCTTCATGCTCGCGGGCGGCATGATGAATGCGAGCGGCATCACCGAACGCCTGGTGGCGCTGGCGGATTCCTTGGTCGGCCATTTCCGCGGCGGCCTTGCCCAGGTCAACGTGCTGACCAACACGCTGATGGGCGGTGTGTCGGGTTCGTCGACCGCCGATGCGGCGGCGTTGGCCAAAACGATGGTGCCCGCGATGGAAAAGCGCGGCTATCCCAAGCCCTTCGGCGTGGCGCTGACGAGTGCGGGCTCGATCCTCGCCAATATGATCCCGCCCAGCCTCGGCCTTATCATTTACGGCGCGATGGCGACGGTGTCGGTGGGGGCCTTGTTCACCGCGACGATCGTGCCGGGCCTGCTGATGGCGCTGACGCTGTCGGTGGTCGTCTATTTCGAATGCCGCCGGCGCGGCATCGGCGATAGCGGCCCGCGTCCGGCCCCGGGTGTGCGCGGCAAGGCGTTCCGCAACGCGCTGCCCGCACTCGTTTTGCCGGTTATCATCGTCGGCGGCATCCGCTACGGCGTGTTCTCGACGACCGAAGCGGGTGCCATCGCGGCGGCCTATTCGATTTTCTGCGGCATGTATATCTATCGCGCGGCCAAGGGCATGACGATCGTTCACGCGATCCGCGAATCCCTGATCGAAACGACGACGATCATGGCGGTGATCGCGGCCTCGGCGCCCTTCGCTTACGCGCTCATCATCGAACAAGTGCCGCAGAAGATGACGGCGATCCTCGGCGGCCTCGCGGGCACGTGGTGGCTGCTGCTGCTGGCGATCAATCTGTTCCTGTTGTTCGTCGGCTTGGCGATGGAAATGATCGCCTCGATGGTGATCCTGATCCCGCTGCTCGTGCCGGTGTTGAAGGCGGCGAATGTCGATCTGATCCATTTTGGCGTCATCATGGTCGCCAATCTGTGCATCGGCGCGCTGACCCCGCCGCTTGCGGTCTTGGTGTTCACGGCCGCACAGGTGACCAACACGCCGATCCATCTTGCCTATCGCGCGTGCTGGCCGTTCATGATCGGTCTGTTGATCTGGCTGACGGTTATCACCTTCGTGCCGTCGCTCAGCCTCGGTCTGGTCGCGCTCGTCGGCAGGTAA
- a CDS encoding phosphotransferase, with amino-acid sequence MTDTTAIETRLREAGVIPAGVPAEFRALTGGVASDIWCVEAGDTKFAVKRALAKLRVAADWRAPVSRNAAEADWLRTAADIVPGCVPRILFHDPDAGLFAMDFLAPDKHPVWKAELRDGRVDEGFAAKVGARLGAIHAATAYDDKIAARFAHDANFHALRLEPYLEAMAPKYPDLAPKLFALSRDTLARHVALVHGDVSPKNILVGPEGPIFLDAECAWYGDPAFDLAFCLNHLLLKCIWNPAAAPGYLRAFDALYTTYFGSVGPRLARGLEARVARLLPGLLLARIDGKSPVEYIVAAADKDRVRSIAIPMIEAAPASLTALRDQWRNGLGRN; translated from the coding sequence ATGACCGATACCACCGCCATCGAAACGCGTTTGCGCGAAGCGGGCGTGATCCCGGCCGGGGTGCCGGCGGAATTCCGCGCCCTGACCGGCGGTGTCGCGTCCGATATTTGGTGCGTCGAGGCGGGCGACACGAAATTCGCCGTGAAGCGCGCCCTCGCCAAATTGCGCGTCGCCGCCGATTGGCGCGCGCCCGTCAGCCGCAACGCGGCGGAGGCCGATTGGCTGCGCACCGCCGCCGATATCGTGCCGGGCTGCGTGCCGCGCATTCTGTTTCACGATCCCGATGCCGGCCTGTTCGCGATGGATTTCCTCGCACCCGACAAGCATCCGGTGTGGAAAGCCGAATTGCGGGACGGCCGCGTCGACGAAGGTTTCGCGGCGAAAGTGGGCGCGCGTTTGGGCGCCATTCACGCCGCAACTGCCTATGACGACAAGATCGCCGCGCGCTTCGCGCATGACGCGAATTTCCACGCGCTGCGGCTGGAACCCTATCTCGAAGCGATGGCGCCGAAATATCCGGATCTCGCCCCCAAGCTGTTCGCCTTGTCGCGCGACACGCTGGCCCGGCATGTGGCGCTGGTGCATGGCGACGTCAGTCCGAAGAACATCTTGGTGGGGCCGGAGGGGCCGATTTTCCTCGACGCCGAATGCGCCTGGTATGGCGATCCGGCTTTCGATCTCGCCTTCTGCCTCAACCATCTGCTGCTGAAATGCATTTGGAATCCGGCGGCCGCGCCGGGTTACTTGCGCGCCTTCGACGCGCTCTACACGACCTATTTCGGGTCGGTGGGGCCGCGTTTGGCGCGCGGGCTGGAGGCGCGCGTCGCAAGATTGCTGCCGGGGCTGCTGCTGGCGCGGATCGACGGCAAATCGCCGGTCGAGTACATCGTCGCGGCGGCCGACAAGGACCGCGTGCGGTCGATCGCGATCCCGATGATCGAAGCCGCCCCGGCGAGTTTGACGGCGTTGCGCGATCAGTGGCGCAACGGTTTGGGAAGGAATTAG
- the eno gene encoding phosphopyruvate hydratase, with amino-acid sequence MAKIVSVKGRRVWDSRARPTVETEIALADGATGRAIAPAGASMGSGEAVDLRDGGTSQGGMDVTRAVANVAGPLAEALIGLDATDQAAVDRAIRACDNSQRFERLGGNAAIATSMAVLHAAAASARAPLDEYLAAGGPVSIPVPEIQIFGGGAHAGRRVDIQDFLIVCPSARNFAEALDRTADVYHAARKLLKDEGRLQGVADEGGFWPVFATNDEALEMLVRAIEAAGYTPGDEVHIALDIAASDFGRNGRYKLGLENRELDSDAMCDMLLGWLDRYPILSIEDPLAEDDHAGFMRFMAAAGDRVQVVGDDLLVTDPARVATAARDKLVNCALIKPNQIGTVTETKAALDAAKAGGISAIVSARSGETEDISIAPFAVGWNAGQFKVGSIARGERTAKWNEMLRIEERLGSRAPYAGWGAFPVKERSAR; translated from the coding sequence ATGGCGAAGATCGTTTCCGTCAAAGGCCGCCGGGTGTGGGATTCGCGCGCGCGGCCGACGGTCGAAACGGAAATCGCGCTGGCCGACGGTGCGACGGGCCGCGCGATTGCGCCCGCCGGCGCCTCAATGGGCTCGGGCGAAGCGGTCGATCTGCGCGACGGCGGTACGTCGCAAGGCGGGATGGACGTAACGCGCGCGGTCGCGAATGTCGCGGGACCGTTGGCGGAAGCGCTGATCGGCCTCGACGCGACCGATCAAGCGGCGGTCGATCGCGCGATCCGCGCTTGCGACAATTCCCAGCGCTTCGAACGCCTGGGCGGCAACGCGGCGATCGCGACGTCGATGGCGGTGCTGCATGCGGCCGCCGCGTCGGCGCGCGCCCCGCTCGACGAATATCTCGCGGCGGGCGGCCCGGTCAGCATCCCGGTGCCCGAGATTCAGATTTTCGGCGGCGGGGCGCATGCGGGGCGCCGCGTCGATATCCAGGATTTTCTGATCGTCTGCCCGTCGGCGCGGAATTTCGCCGAGGCGCTGGACCGCACGGCGGACGTCTATCACGCCGCGCGCAAGCTGCTGAAGGACGAAGGCCGCTTGCAAGGTGTCGCCGACGAAGGCGGATTTTGGCCGGTCTTCGCGACAAACGACGAAGCGCTCGAAATGCTCGTGCGCGCGATCGAAGCGGCGGGTTATACGCCGGGCGACGAAGTGCATATCGCGCTCGATATCGCCGCGTCGGATTTCGGGCGCAATGGGCGCTACAAGCTTGGCCTCGAAAACCGCGAACTCGACAGCGATGCGATGTGCGACATGCTGCTCGGCTGGCTCGACCGCTATCCCATCCTGTCGATCGAGGATCCGCTGGCCGAGGACGATCACGCCGGCTTCATGCGCTTCATGGCGGCGGCGGGCGATCGCGTGCAGGTCGTGGGCGACGATCTGCTGGTGACCGATCCCGCGCGCGTCGCCACGGCCGCGCGCGACAAGCTCGTGAACTGCGCGCTGATCAAGCCCAACCAGATCGGCACGGTGACCGAGACCAAAGCAGCGCTAGACGCGGCCAAGGCGGGCGGGATTTCGGCGATCGTCTCCGCCCGCTCGGGCGAGACCGAGGATATCAGCATCGCGCCCTTCGCCGTGGGTTGGAACGCGGGCCAGTTCAAAGTCGGTTCGATCGCGCGCGGCGAGCGCACGGCGAAATGGAACGAGATGCTGCGCATCGAAGAACGCCTGGGATCGCGCGCGCCCTATGCGGGGTGGGGCGCGTTTCCGGTGAAGGAAAGGTCCGCACGATGA
- a CDS encoding TRAP transporter substrate-binding protein, whose amino-acid sequence MRTHGNTRGISRRSMLATGSAAIGLSALAAPAVLAQQKFVCRMGHSEAIGSPLTMAFEAWGKAMNEKSGGRIDAQHFPASQLGSYTQMIEQNRLGTIQATTGGPDTEESVAPEIAATGGAPGFIYRDEAHVDRVLQGDIGKEVSAIARAKTGVEFLDYGEVGFRHVLSKRPVATMADLRGLKIRVPELKVWVDFWKLLGANPTPLAYAEQYNALSTGLIDALEADVFSIKGFKWGEQAKNMTLTNHWFLPKATRVNARWLDSLPAELQTIVRDTAKVAFAEQRRVNRANTAATLEELKASGITVRTAGDTAAWRAATEPLFAEFASKSPATKAMIDKIRGLVA is encoded by the coding sequence ATGCGCACCCACGGTAATACGCGCGGCATTTCGCGCCGTTCGATGCTCGCGACCGGCTCGGCCGCCATTGGCTTGTCGGCGCTGGCCGCCCCCGCCGTCCTGGCGCAGCAGAAATTCGTCTGCCGCATGGGCCATTCCGAAGCGATCGGCTCGCCGCTGACGATGGCTTTCGAAGCCTGGGGCAAGGCGATGAACGAGAAGAGCGGCGGTCGTATCGACGCGCAGCACTTCCCGGCCAGCCAGCTCGGCAGCTACACCCAGATGATCGAGCAGAATCGTCTCGGCACGATCCAGGCCACGACCGGCGGTCCCGATACGGAAGAATCGGTGGCGCCCGAAATCGCCGCGACCGGCGGCGCGCCGGGCTTCATCTATCGCGACGAGGCGCATGTCGACCGCGTGTTGCAGGGCGACATCGGCAAGGAAGTCTCCGCCATCGCGCGCGCCAAGACCGGCGTCGAGTTCCTCGATTACGGCGAGGTCGGCTTCCGTCACGTGCTGTCGAAGCGCCCGGTCGCCACGATGGCCGATCTGCGCGGCCTCAAAATCCGCGTGCCCGAGCTGAAAGTGTGGGTCGATTTCTGGAAGCTGCTGGGTGCGAACCCCACGCCGCTCGCCTATGCCGAGCAGTACAACGCGCTGTCGACCGGTCTGATCGACGCGCTGGAAGCCGACGTGTTCTCGATCAAGGGCTTCAAGTGGGGCGAGCAGGCGAAGAACATGACGCTCACGAACCACTGGTTCCTGCCCAAGGCGACGCGCGTCAACGCGCGCTGGCTCGACTCGCTGCCGGCGGAATTGCAGACGATCGTGCGCGACACCGCGAAGGTCGCCTTCGCCGAGCAGCGCCGCGTCAATCGCGCCAACACGGCCGCGACGCTGGAGGAGCTGAAGGCCTCCGGCATCACCGTGCGCACGGCCGGCGACACGGCCGCGTGGCGCGCGGCGACCGAGCCGCTTTTCGCCGAGTTCGCGTCCAAGAGCCCGGCGACCAAGGCGATGATCGACAAGATCCGCGGCCTCGTCGCTTGA
- a CDS encoding carbonic anhydrase, translating to MPSQPPASLIDGYLSFRERRLPGEQSRFTQLAETGQSPSVMIVGCCDSRVSPEVIFDARPGEMFVVRNVANIVPPYQPDGGLHGTSAALEYGVIALKVEHIVVLGHGGCGGIAAYVDAGRKPLSPGDFVGAWIEQLDGAAGLVPECDRELPEDFARSLEVANLRASIAALRTHPCIGTLEKRGRLQLHAAHFAIRTGVLRWLDQETGQLQAVAGDKRVDAAPLRCTPG from the coding sequence ATGCCTTCCCAACCGCCCGCATCCCTGATCGACGGCTATCTTTCGTTCCGCGAACGCCGTTTGCCCGGCGAGCAGTCGCGCTTCACGCAACTCGCCGAAACGGGCCAGTCGCCCAGCGTGATGATCGTTGGCTGCTGCGATTCGCGCGTGTCGCCCGAAGTGATTTTCGACGCGCGACCCGGCGAGATGTTCGTCGTGCGGAACGTCGCCAATATCGTGCCGCCCTATCAGCCCGACGGCGGATTGCACGGCACCAGTGCCGCGCTCGAATACGGCGTGATCGCGCTGAAGGTCGAACATATCGTCGTGCTGGGCCATGGCGGCTGCGGCGGCATCGCCGCCTATGTCGATGCGGGCCGCAAACCCTTGTCGCCCGGCGATTTCGTCGGCGCGTGGATCGAACAGCTCGACGGGGCGGCCGGGCTCGTGCCCGAATGCGACCGGGAACTGCCTGAGGATTTCGCCCGTTCGCTGGAGGTCGCGAATTTGCGCGCCAGCATCGCGGCGCTGCGCACCCATCCTTGCATCGGCACGCTGGAAAAGCGCGGGCGCCTGCAATTGCATGCCGCGCATTTCGCCATCCGCACCGGCGTTCTGCGCTGGCTGGACCAGGAAACCGGCCAGCTTCAAGCGGTCGCCGGCGACAAGCGGGTCGATGCCGCGCCTTTGCGGTGTACGCCGGGCTGA
- a CDS encoding Gfo/Idh/MocA family oxidoreductase translates to MKDGKIAIGVLGVDHRHIYGMLEGMLGAGCVAVAWWTQGEPMPLAGFLKRFPDLPRVADKRAILEDKSIDLVLIACVPSDRASLAIEAMRHGKDVMLDKPGCVSAAELAALRAAQAETGRIWSVDFSERFEVPAVTLATELVAQGAIGRVVSTTGLGPHRHNPQTRPPWFYSRKGTGGILCDIGSHQIDQFLFFTGSDDAEIVSAVSANLAHREFPDFEDFGEIVLKSADARGYIRVDWFTPDALPNWGDGRLFLTGTEGTIELRKYVDVGGASGTDHLFLVNKTRCERIDASGAGTPYFAKLAADVRNRTQTAMKQSHAFKATALAIEAQRLAELAAGYKS, encoded by the coding sequence ATGAAGGACGGCAAGATCGCGATCGGCGTTTTGGGCGTCGATCATCGGCATATCTACGGCATGCTGGAGGGGATGCTGGGGGCAGGCTGCGTCGCCGTCGCGTGGTGGACGCAAGGCGAGCCAATGCCGCTGGCTGGCTTCCTGAAGCGCTTCCCCGATTTGCCGCGCGTCGCGGACAAGCGCGCCATTCTGGAAGACAAGTCGATCGACCTGGTGCTGATCGCGTGCGTGCCGTCGGATCGCGCTTCGTTGGCGATCGAAGCGATGCGCCACGGCAAGGACGTGATGCTCGACAAGCCGGGCTGCGTATCGGCGGCCGAACTCGCCGCCTTGCGCGCGGCGCAAGCCGAGACGGGGCGTATCTGGTCGGTCGATTTCTCCGAGCGTTTCGAAGTGCCCGCCGTGACCCTGGCGACCGAATTGGTGGCGCAAGGTGCGATCGGCCGCGTCGTTTCGACGACCGGCCTGGGGCCCCATCGCCATAACCCGCAGACGCGTCCGCCGTGGTTCTATTCGCGCAAAGGGACCGGCGGAATCCTTTGCGACATCGGTTCGCACCAGATCGATCAGTTCCTGTTCTTCACCGGCTCGGACGACGCCGAGATCGTGTCGGCGGTCAGCGCCAATCTCGCCCATCGCGAATTCCCCGATTTCGAGGATTTCGGCGAGATCGTCCTGAAAAGCGCCGATGCGCGCGGCTATATCCGCGTCGATTGGTTCACGCCCGACGCGCTGCCCAATTGGGGCGACGGGCGGCTGTTCTTGACCGGCACCGAAGGCACGATCGAGCTGCGCAAATATGTCGATGTCGGCGGCGCCTCCGGCACCGATCATCTGTTCCTGGTGAACAAGACGCGCTGCGAACGCATCGATGCGTCGGGGGCGGGCACGCCGTATTTCGCCAAGCTCGCGGCGGACGTGCGCAACCGCACGCAAACCGCGATGAAGCAAAGCCACGCCTTCAAGGCGACGGCGCTCGCGATCGAAGCGCAGCGGCTTGCGGAACTGGCCGCCGGCTACAAAAGCTGA
- a CDS encoding PmoA family protein — protein sequence MFTLESDALALPPGAIARTERFYLRHDGKPVLGLTQGRMRPYVYPMFTPSGYLATSESPADHPHHNSIWIASDHVHALVPTAPGKHEEYTYNFYVDETFQGRAPGTLIAGAPKLVDADATGCTIAIPVEWRGPVEWGATQGRIIARETRRIAVTKAPDAWVLDVDSELAAANWDLALGPTRHAYFNARVADTMVVALGGKVRDDKGRVGGETIGVLGARWVAFEGPVGGGKQAGVAVIPNPADEADASWFVADWGAVSVGTFRQTRRVVAKDKPLRTRYRTVVYDGAMTDTQIEAWVAGFPKR from the coding sequence ATGTTCACCCTGGAAAGCGACGCGCTGGCCTTGCCCCCCGGGGCTATCGCGCGCACCGAGCGTTTTTATCTGCGCCATGACGGCAAGCCGGTGCTGGGGCTGACGCAAGGCCGCATGCGGCCTTACGTCTATCCCATGTTCACGCCGTCGGGTTATCTCGCCACGTCGGAAAGCCCGGCCGACCATCCGCATCACAATTCGATCTGGATCGCGTCGGACCACGTGCATGCGTTGGTGCCCACGGCGCCGGGCAAGCACGAGGAATACACCTATAATTTCTACGTCGATGAAACCTTCCAGGGCCGCGCCCCCGGTACGCTGATCGCGGGCGCGCCCAAACTCGTCGACGCCGATGCGACCGGCTGCACCATCGCGATTCCCGTCGAATGGCGCGGGCCGGTGGAGTGGGGGGCCACGCAAGGGCGCATCATCGCGCGCGAGACGCGGCGCATCGCCGTGACGAAAGCGCCCGACGCGTGGGTGCTGGATGTCGATTCCGAACTTGCGGCCGCGAATTGGGATCTCGCTTTAGGCCCCACGCGCCACGCTTACTTCAACGCGCGCGTCGCCGACACGATGGTCGTGGCGCTGGGCGGTAAGGTGCGCGACGACAAGGGCCGTGTCGGCGGCGAAACGATCGGCGTGCTGGGCGCGCGCTGGGTGGCGTTCGAAGGCCCGGTGGGCGGCGGCAAGCAGGCCGGCGTCGCGGTCATTCCCAACCCGGCCGACGAAGCCGACGCGTCGTGGTTCGTCGCCGATTGGGGCGCGGTCAGTGTCGGCACGTTCCGGCAAACGCGCCGCGTTGTCGCGAAGGACAAACCCTTGCGCACGCGCTATCGCACCGTCGTCTATGATGGCGCGATGACCGATACGCAGATCGAAGCCTGGGTTGCCGGGTTCCCGAAACGATGA